One genomic segment of Mastomys coucha isolate ucsf_1 unplaced genomic scaffold, UCSF_Mcou_1 pScaffold22, whole genome shotgun sequence includes these proteins:
- the Ap3m2 gene encoding AP-3 complex subunit mu-2 produces the protein MIHSLFLINSSGDIFLEKHWKSVVSRSVCDYFFEAQERATEAENVPPVIPTPHHYLLSVYRHKIFFVAVIQTEVPPLFVIEFLHRVVDTFQDYFGVCSEPVIKDNVVVVYEVLEEMLDNGFPLATESNILKELIKPPTILRTVVNTITGSTNVGDQLPTGQLSVVPWRRTGVKYTNNEAYFDVVEEIDAIIDKSGSTVTAEIQGVIDACVKLTGMPDLTLSFMNPRLLDDVSFHPCVRFKRWESERILSFIPPDGNFRLLAYHVSAQNLVAIPVYVKHSISFRDNSSLGRFEITVGPKQTMGKTIEGVIVTSQMPKGVLNMSLTPSQGTHTFDPVTKMLSWDVGKINPQKLPSLKGTMGLQVGASKPDENPTINLQFKIQQLAISGLKVNRLDMYGEKYKPFKGIKYMTKAGKFQVRT, from the exons ATGATCCACAGTCTCTTCCTGATCAACTCTTCTGGAGATATTTTCCTGGAGAAGCATTGGAAGAGCGTGGTCAGCCGCTCTGTTTGTGATTACTTTTTTGAGGCCCAAGAGAGAGCTACCGAGGCAGAAAATGTACCTCCGgtcatccccaccccccaccactaCCTCCTGAGTGTTTACCGACACAAGATCTTCTTTGTGGCTGTGATCCAGACAGAGGTCCCGCCTCTGTTTGTCATTGAATTTCTTCACCGAGTAGTGGACACATTCCAG GACTATTTTGGGGTCTGTTCCGAGCCAGTGATCAAAGACAATGTGGTGGTGGTCTACGAAGTGTTGGAAGAGATGCTGGACAATGGGTTCCCCTTGGCTACAGAGTCAAACATCCTCAAAGAACTGATAAAGCCCCCCACCATTCTCCGGACAGTGGTCAACACCATCACAG GAAGCACCAATGTGGGGGACCAGCTTCCAACTGGGCAGCTGTCAGTGGTGCCTTGGCGACGGACAGGGGTGAAATATACCAACAACGAGGCCTATTTCGATGTGGTGGAAGAGATAGACGCCATCATCGACAAATCTG gTTCCACAGTCACCGCTGAGATCCAAGGGGTGATTGATGCCTGTGTTAAGCTGACGGGAATGCCGGATCTCACTCTGTCCTTCATG AACCCCAGGTTGCTGGACGATGTTAGCTTCCACCCCTGTGTCCGTTTCAAGCGCTGGGAGTCAGAGCGCATCCTCTCCTTCATCCCCCCAGACGGCAACTTCCGGCTGCTCGCCTACCACGTCAGTGCACAGAA CCTCGTTGCCATCCCAGTCTACGTCAAGCATAGCATCAGCTTCCGGGACAACAGTTCACTTGGACGCTTTGAAATCACAGTGGGACCCAAGCAGACCATGGGGAAGACCATAGAGGGTGTGATTGTCACCAGCCAGATGCCCAAAGGAGTCCTGAATATGAGCCTCACTCCATCCCAGGGGACACACACGTTTGACCCTGTGACAAAG ATGCTGTCTTGGGATGTAggaaaaataaacccacaaaagCTGCCAAGTTTGAAGGGGACAATGGGTCTCCAGGTCGGAGCTTCGAAACCAGATGAGAACCCTACGATTAACCTGCAGTTTAAGATCCAGCAGCTGGCCATTTCTG gaCTGAAAGTGAACCGTCTGGATATGTATGGAGAGAAGTACAAGCCCTTTAAGGGCATAAAATACATGACCAAAGCCGGCAAGTTCCAGGTCCGAACCTGA